The following are encoded together in the Capsulimonas corticalis genome:
- a CDS encoding spherulation-specific family 4 protein, producing the protein MQYPSVSFKNPSVSIKMSVKVTLGLAAALASILSAGSAQAAKTMGFTYEAPGDPIFTWIGNAGSTKVPYVIINAPNNGNLVSGDPNYIPTSSWSPSLASWVSLSQTLHNQGIKVICYVDSAYTNRPVWQVENDMAQYLIDGFKVDGFFVDDVAWGWSAASGDGSGTTHGAWYTSLYNYVHTTMPTWNNANFSTSPTVINNPGSIGDVSNWMGACDLNVIFEGPYNTFTNSSGTTFSGYTSWSPSGTWVTSYPASRFINLVTNVSSTSTVNSIFNGAAAKNVGYLYTTNVSCDWQAGYNTYGTDPSQSIWSQEIAKSQ; encoded by the coding sequence ATGCAATATCCGTCCGTCTCGTTCAAAAATCCATCGGTATCCATCAAAATGAGCGTGAAAGTCACCTTGGGCCTCGCCGCCGCCCTCGCCTCCATTCTGAGCGCCGGCTCCGCGCAAGCCGCGAAGACCATGGGGTTCACTTACGAAGCGCCGGGCGATCCGATCTTTACATGGATCGGGAACGCCGGCTCGACCAAAGTCCCATACGTCATTATCAATGCGCCCAATAACGGCAATCTGGTTTCGGGCGATCCGAACTACATCCCCACGAGCAGCTGGAGCCCCAGTCTCGCCTCCTGGGTCAGCCTCTCCCAGACCCTGCATAACCAGGGGATCAAGGTCATCTGCTATGTCGATTCGGCGTACACGAACCGCCCGGTCTGGCAAGTGGAGAATGACATGGCGCAGTACTTGATCGACGGCTTCAAAGTCGATGGGTTCTTTGTCGACGATGTCGCCTGGGGATGGAGCGCCGCGTCGGGCGACGGCAGCGGAACCACGCATGGAGCGTGGTATACGAGCCTTTATAATTACGTCCATACGACGATGCCGACCTGGAATAACGCTAACTTCAGCACATCGCCCACGGTCATCAATAATCCCGGCAGCATCGGCGATGTCTCCAATTGGATGGGCGCCTGCGACCTGAACGTGATCTTTGAAGGTCCTTACAATACATTCACCAATTCGAGCGGGACGACGTTCTCAGGCTACACCAGCTGGTCGCCTTCCGGGACGTGGGTGACGAGCTATCCGGCGTCACGCTTCATCAACCTGGTCACGAATGTCTCCAGCACATCGACCGTGAACTCGATCTTCAACGGCGCGGCCGCCAAAAACGTCGGCTACCTCTACACCACCAATGTCAGCTGCGATTGGCAGGCGGGCTATAATACCTACGGTACGGATCCCAGCCAATCGATTTGGAGCCAGGAGATCGCCAAATCGCAGTAA
- a CDS encoding carbohydrate ABC transporter permease — MNNAPVNTAPASNTMSVKQTIVARGRRRLTGLSTGQKIAAHAVLLLLCLPALLPLFWMVSTSLKGDTQIFAHSASNTLSSLLPHPAVWSNYPKALSAVPFGIYFQNTLFLCACTVIGAVLSSSLVAYGFAKMEFKGKAFLFILMISTIALPAQVTMVPVFGLFRALHWYGTYLPLIVPAFCGAPFYIFLLTQFYRKLPDELAEAARLDGASEWQIYWKVMLPLSRPALATCALFQFLGTWNDFLGPLIYINDPNRYTLAYGLQQLLSTHGGEWASLMADSTIFVLPIIVLFFFTQKLFVQGIATTGGKN, encoded by the coding sequence ATGAATAACGCTCCCGTGAATACGGCGCCCGCATCCAATACGATGTCCGTCAAACAAACGATCGTGGCCCGTGGGCGGCGGCGGCTGACAGGGCTTTCCACCGGCCAGAAGATCGCCGCGCATGCGGTGCTTCTGCTCCTGTGCCTGCCAGCGCTGCTGCCGCTCTTCTGGATGGTGTCCACATCGCTCAAGGGCGACACACAGATCTTCGCCCACAGCGCATCGAACACGCTGTCCAGTCTGCTCCCGCATCCGGCCGTGTGGAGCAACTATCCCAAGGCGCTCTCAGCCGTCCCGTTTGGGATCTATTTTCAGAATACGCTGTTCCTTTGCGCCTGCACGGTGATTGGCGCGGTTCTGTCCAGCTCCCTGGTTGCATACGGCTTCGCGAAGATGGAGTTCAAAGGAAAAGCGTTTCTCTTTATCCTGATGATCTCCACGATCGCTCTGCCCGCCCAGGTGACGATGGTGCCGGTCTTCGGCCTGTTCCGCGCGCTGCACTGGTACGGCACCTACTTGCCGCTGATCGTCCCCGCCTTCTGCGGCGCGCCGTTCTATATCTTTCTGCTGACCCAGTTCTACCGCAAACTGCCCGACGAGCTCGCGGAAGCCGCGCGCCTGGACGGCGCCAGCGAGTGGCAGATCTACTGGAAAGTCATGCTCCCATTGTCACGCCCGGCCCTCGCCACCTGCGCGCTGTTCCAGTTCCTCGGAACCTGGAACGACTTTCTCGGCCCGCTGATCTATATCAACGATCCCAACCGGTACACCCTCGCCTACGGATTGCAGCAGCTCCTTTCCACACACGGCGGCGAGTGGGCGTCCCTGATGGCCGACTCCACAATCTTCGTCCTGCCGATCATCGTCCTATTCTTCTTCACGCAAAAACTCTTCGTGCAGGGGATTGCGACGACTGGCGGGAAGAACTAA
- a CDS encoding ABC transporter substrate-binding protein, whose amino-acid sequence MKFPVSKAGALGAAMILALGSVITGCGPKTETLLSATAAPQADQREPVYYWHMWSAEWQPVMEHVVDEFNASQTKYRVIPLQIPYGSADSKFLLSVAGGNPPDVMAQWTQAISTWSQGGILQPLETRMTPAERQYFDHDTYPVIHNNGWYKGHLYGMVMGVDVYACYYRVDDFQKAGLDPDKFPTTLEELTTVGHKLDQFEGGNLTRVGFLPSGLTQYAPSFGGGFYDAATHQVLLNTPQNLKALTYLVDTKNQLGMDRVMRYSSSLKSQNGASWPFIDGSVSISLDGEWRVQQLAKFAPNLKYKVALLPPPAGGKAVASYSNTNFLTIPAGAKHAQGAWEFIKFWAGLNDHNRAAEFNTRFGWLPSSNQMLAAPAYQAYLKKYPQYKAFVTLAASPNLVTIPPTAYQMYLADHISSADDLAERGSLSPAAALTGLEHDVARERARRKELGYDE is encoded by the coding sequence ATGAAATTTCCCGTATCGAAAGCCGGAGCGCTTGGCGCCGCCATGATCTTAGCGCTCGGCTCCGTGATAACCGGCTGCGGGCCGAAGACGGAGACGCTTCTTTCGGCGACGGCGGCCCCGCAAGCCGATCAGCGCGAGCCCGTTTACTACTGGCATATGTGGAGCGCCGAGTGGCAGCCCGTCATGGAGCATGTCGTCGATGAGTTCAACGCCAGCCAGACCAAGTATAGAGTCATCCCGCTGCAAATCCCCTACGGCAGCGCCGATTCAAAGTTTTTGCTTTCGGTGGCGGGCGGTAATCCGCCGGACGTGATGGCGCAGTGGACCCAGGCGATCAGCACCTGGTCGCAGGGCGGCATCTTGCAGCCGCTGGAGACCCGGATGACGCCGGCGGAGCGCCAGTACTTCGACCACGACACCTACCCCGTCATCCATAACAACGGCTGGTACAAAGGGCATCTTTACGGAATGGTCATGGGGGTGGACGTCTACGCCTGCTACTACCGCGTGGACGATTTTCAAAAGGCGGGCCTCGATCCGGACAAGTTCCCGACCACCCTGGAAGAGCTCACCACGGTCGGACACAAGCTCGACCAGTTCGAAGGCGGCAACTTAACCCGCGTCGGCTTCCTGCCCTCGGGCCTCACCCAGTACGCGCCCTCGTTTGGCGGCGGCTTCTACGACGCCGCCACGCATCAAGTCCTTCTGAACACGCCGCAGAACTTGAAGGCGCTGACTTATCTCGTGGACACCAAGAATCAACTCGGAATGGACCGCGTGATGCGTTACAGCTCCAGCCTCAAATCGCAAAACGGCGCGTCGTGGCCATTCATCGACGGCTCCGTGAGTATCTCGCTGGATGGCGAGTGGCGGGTTCAGCAGCTCGCGAAGTTCGCGCCGAATTTGAAATACAAGGTCGCCCTGCTGCCGCCGCCCGCCGGCGGCAAAGCCGTCGCGAGTTACTCCAACACAAACTTCCTGACCATTCCCGCCGGCGCCAAGCACGCCCAGGGCGCCTGGGAGTTTATCAAGTTCTGGGCGGGTCTGAACGATCACAACCGCGCGGCGGAGTTCAACACGCGCTTCGGCTGGCTGCCAAGCTCAAACCAAATGCTGGCGGCGCCGGCGTATCAGGCCTATTTGAAAAAGTATCCGCAGTACAAGGCGTTTGTGACACTCGCGGCCAGTCCCAATCTGGTCACGATCCCTCCGACCGCCTACCAGATGTATCTGGCGGACCATATCTCCAGCGCGGACGATCTGGCCGAACGCGGTTCACTGTCGCCCGCCGCGGCGCTCACCGGCCTGGAGCACGATGTCGCACGCGAACGAGCGCGCCGAAAGGAGCTTGGCTACGATGAATAA
- a CDS encoding carbohydrate ABC transporter permease: MKKNLVGYAFISPWILGFLVFTAYPFLSSIYLSFTRYNIVTPAKWVGMANYRALFSGDPLFWTSLGVTFKFAIIALPVGIVVGVALALLLNLNIKGMGFYRTIFYIPSIVPIVATSTVFMWLFNPEIGLINKLLKMVGVTGPPWLQSSAWALPSLVLMSLWAVGGSMVIYLAGLKDIPAYLYEAAVIDGASPWQRLRHITLPMLSPVIFFNLVMGLIGVFQYFTEAYIMTQGGPEDSTHFYALYLFERAWRYLDMGYASAMAWVLFVIVMSLTGLAFWTQKRWVHYEG; this comes from the coding sequence ATGAAAAAAAATTTGGTGGGCTACGCCTTCATCTCCCCCTGGATCCTGGGATTTCTCGTATTTACGGCGTATCCGTTCCTGAGCAGCATCTACCTCTCCTTCACGCGCTACAACATCGTGACGCCCGCGAAGTGGGTCGGCATGGCGAACTACCGCGCGCTCTTCTCGGGCGATCCCTTGTTCTGGACGTCCCTGGGCGTTACGTTCAAGTTCGCGATCATCGCCCTTCCTGTCGGCATCGTGGTCGGGGTGGCGCTGGCGCTTCTGCTGAACCTCAATATCAAGGGAATGGGGTTTTACCGGACAATCTTCTATATCCCGTCGATTGTCCCCATCGTCGCGACATCCACCGTGTTCATGTGGCTGTTCAACCCGGAGATCGGCCTGATCAACAAGCTGCTGAAGATGGTGGGGGTTACCGGACCACCCTGGCTGCAAAGCTCCGCCTGGGCGCTCCCGAGCCTTGTTCTGATGTCGCTCTGGGCCGTCGGCGGCAGCATGGTCATCTATCTCGCGGGCCTCAAGGACATTCCGGCCTATCTTTACGAAGCCGCCGTAATCGACGGCGCCAGTCCATGGCAGCGCCTGCGCCATATCACGCTGCCGATGCTCTCGCCGGTGATCTTCTTCAATCTCGTGATGGGCTTGATCGGAGTCTTCCAGTACTTCACCGAAGCGTACATCATGACGCAGGGCGGCCCCGAGGACAGCACGCACTTTTATGCGCTGTACCTCTTCGAACGGGCGTGGCGATACCTGGATATGGGCTACGCCAGCGCCATGGCCTGGGTGCTGTTTGTCATCGTGATGTCGCTGACGGGACTGGCGTTCTGGACGCAGAAACGATGGGTGCACTATGAGGGTTAA
- a CDS encoding spherulation-specific family 4 protein yields MKQLRNHLMMTAALAGAMLAPACHAQSQRMAIPSYFYPGPLWTQAEKAAPTVGLTIINPNSGPGASLNAQYVEQVREAKAKGVQVIGYVHTSYGKRAKSEVLDEVGKFFQWYHVDGIFFDETSNLAPDIPYYRSLYKDVKAANAKAIVVLNPGAPTLEGYLAAGDVIATFESDVNAYVNKYVGADWTAKYPARRFWHIVYDVKPGAQLAQVIALSRKRGAGWVFLTSEILPNPYGKLPSDAVWSQEIAALPKR; encoded by the coding sequence TTGAAGCAATTGCGAAACCACCTTATGATGACGGCGGCGCTCGCCGGGGCGATGCTGGCTCCGGCGTGTCATGCACAGAGCCAGCGCATGGCGATCCCTTCGTATTTCTATCCTGGCCCTCTCTGGACGCAGGCGGAAAAGGCCGCGCCGACCGTGGGCCTGACGATCATCAATCCGAACAGCGGTCCCGGCGCATCGCTCAATGCGCAATACGTCGAACAAGTGCGCGAAGCGAAGGCGAAGGGCGTTCAGGTGATCGGGTACGTCCATACCAGCTACGGCAAACGCGCGAAGAGCGAAGTGCTCGACGAAGTCGGCAAGTTCTTCCAGTGGTATCATGTCGATGGAATCTTTTTTGACGAAACCAGCAATCTCGCCCCCGATATCCCCTACTATCGAAGCCTGTATAAAGACGTCAAAGCCGCAAACGCCAAAGCGATTGTCGTCCTCAATCCGGGCGCGCCGACATTGGAGGGCTATCTGGCCGCCGGCGATGTCATCGCGACTTTCGAAAGTGACGTAAACGCTTACGTTAATAAATATGTGGGGGCTGACTGGACCGCGAAGTATCCCGCCCGACGCTTCTGGCACATCGTTTACGATGTCAAGCCCGGCGCGCAGCTGGCGCAGGTCATCGCGCTCAGCCGCAAGCGCGGCGCGGGATGGGTGTTTTTGACTTCGGAAATTCTGCCTAACCCTTACGGCAAACTCCCGTCTGACGCGGTCTGGAGCCAGGAGATCGCGGCTCTGCCGAAACGCTAA
- a CDS encoding DUF1559 domain-containing protein encodes MNNKKIGFTLIELLVVIAIIAILAAILFPVFAKAREKARQTSCLSNMKQLGLGFMQYSQDNDEKNPDGVNWYYPGGNGWGGQIYAYVKSKQVFLCPSDTTSGNKIYSSYAYNSNNTNPDGSTVDSYSIAQYVSPAKTVLLFEVQSNFYNAGNTYDISTETADTTGSGGSSPAGFGVSGSGNSYVVSGGGAYDVPPHLAMATGYLHGVTSSDYSRFAAATGRHTDGANYLLADFHAKWMRGSAVSAGYTNPTETDCNTTAVTGGGPGVPLAAGTGCADNSIAATFSL; translated from the coding sequence ATGAATAACAAGAAAATCGGCTTTACCCTCATTGAGCTTCTCGTCGTCATCGCCATCATTGCGATTCTCGCCGCCATCCTCTTCCCTGTCTTCGCCAAGGCCCGTGAGAAGGCCCGGCAGACGTCGTGTCTTTCCAACATGAAGCAGCTCGGACTGGGCTTCATGCAGTACAGCCAGGACAACGACGAGAAGAATCCCGATGGCGTCAACTGGTATTACCCCGGAGGCAACGGCTGGGGCGGCCAGATCTACGCCTATGTTAAGAGCAAGCAGGTCTTCCTGTGCCCCAGCGACACCACCAGCGGCAATAAAATCTATAGCTCGTACGCCTACAACAGCAACAATACCAATCCCGACGGCAGCACGGTCGACAGCTACAGCATCGCCCAGTATGTGTCTCCCGCCAAGACGGTGCTTCTCTTTGAAGTGCAGAGCAACTTCTACAACGCCGGCAACACATACGACATCTCCACGGAGACCGCCGACACCACCGGCTCCGGCGGATCGTCGCCGGCTGGCTTTGGCGTGAGCGGAAGCGGCAACTCGTATGTCGTGTCGGGCGGAGGCGCTTACGACGTTCCTCCCCATCTCGCCATGGCGACCGGCTACCTGCACGGCGTGACCTCCAGCGACTACAGCCGCTTCGCGGCGGCCACCGGGCGGCACACCGATGGCGCCAACTACCTGCTCGCCGACTTCCACGCCAAGTGGATGCGCGGCAGCGCGGTTTCCGCCGGCTACACCAACCCCACCGAGACCGACTGCAATACCACCGCCGTGACCGGCGGCGGACCGGGCGTCCCGCTCGCGGCGGGAACAGGATGCGCGGATAACTCCATCGCGGCTACCTTCAGCCTGTAA
- a CDS encoding sugar phosphate isomerase/epimerase family protein has protein sequence MLLKSLNYWSMPGGLEGTLPVETFLTQAKHYRYDAVELCIANDGALGLDTDEARCREILSAAQAAGVQVASVASGIYWEYALASDTETDRARAVEALRKMIQITSWLGCKTLLTIPGAVDVFFLPDQPSRSYDVVWDRSVAGLKQVLPLAEELSVRLGIENVWNKFLTSPLEMARFIDQFESPAIGAYVDVANILPYGYPEQWLRILGKRVAGVHFKDFRRAVGNGDGFVDLLEGDVNWPEVMSAIAEIGYDGPVAAEMIPQYRFYPEVRIANTSNAMDAILGR, from the coding sequence ATGCTGCTCAAATCACTGAACTACTGGTCCATGCCCGGCGGTCTTGAAGGGACGCTTCCCGTCGAGACGTTTTTGACCCAGGCCAAGCACTATCGCTATGACGCCGTCGAGCTGTGCATCGCAAACGACGGAGCGCTCGGACTGGATACCGACGAAGCGCGATGCCGTGAAATCTTATCCGCGGCTCAGGCGGCGGGCGTGCAGGTCGCCAGCGTCGCGTCGGGCATCTACTGGGAGTACGCCCTCGCCAGCGACACCGAGACCGACCGGGCGCGCGCTGTGGAGGCGCTGCGCAAGATGATCCAGATCACAAGCTGGCTCGGATGCAAAACGCTGCTGACGATCCCCGGCGCGGTCGATGTCTTCTTCCTCCCCGATCAGCCCTCCCGCTCCTATGATGTCGTTTGGGACCGCTCGGTGGCGGGCCTCAAGCAAGTGCTCCCGCTGGCCGAGGAGCTGAGCGTCCGCCTGGGCATCGAGAACGTCTGGAACAAGTTCCTGACCAGCCCTCTGGAGATGGCCCGCTTCATCGACCAGTTCGAGAGCCCGGCGATCGGCGCGTATGTCGATGTCGCCAACATTCTTCCTTACGGTTACCCGGAGCAGTGGCTTCGGATCCTGGGCAAGCGTGTGGCCGGGGTGCACTTTAAAGATTTCCGGCGGGCCGTGGGCAACGGCGACGGCTTTGTCGACCTTCTGGAAGGGGACGTGAACTGGCCGGAAGTGATGTCGGCGATCGCCGAGATCGGCTACGACGGCCCGGTGGCGGCGGAGATGATCCCGCAGTACCGTTTCTATCCCGAAGTGCGCATCGCCAACACCTCCAACGCCATGGACGCGATCCTGGGACGGTAG
- a CDS encoding LacI family DNA-binding transcriptional regulator translates to MNIVEFAKCINVSSGTVSRALNDRPDINPKTRQMVLEKAQELGFTRNASAHQLVTGRTFLIRLECPYNADVLSDRYLIEMARALESETRAHNYNLLLRLGRRPEGAETDMCMVDGLVLMSGPEVNADDMKALTRNWRTPTVIIDGPDQSDFPKASHICVDTVPGVRKALQYFANLGHKRVGYIGSGFPESGIRVKLPALMAEAGLAWDPSLAIEAGVTSRDGFEATHKLLQLDNPPTALLARTDVLAFGAIEAANSLGLSVPKEISVIGHDNVEIAALASPPLTTIAIDIPQVARAAIRALIGMIEDNAEPAMEVCGAHLVVRRSCAPSPI, encoded by the coding sequence ATGAATATCGTCGAATTTGCAAAGTGCATCAACGTCAGCAGCGGGACGGTGTCGCGGGCGCTGAACGATCGCCCGGACATCAACCCCAAGACGCGGCAGATGGTGCTGGAGAAGGCGCAGGAGCTGGGCTTCACGCGCAACGCCAGCGCCCACCAACTGGTGACCGGGCGGACGTTTTTGATCCGCCTGGAGTGTCCGTACAACGCCGATGTTCTTTCCGATCGTTACTTGATCGAGATGGCCCGCGCGCTCGAATCGGAGACGCGCGCCCATAACTACAATCTGCTGCTTCGGCTGGGCCGGCGCCCTGAAGGCGCCGAGACGGATATGTGCATGGTCGACGGCCTCGTCCTGATGAGCGGTCCGGAAGTGAACGCGGACGATATGAAGGCGCTGACCCGGAACTGGCGTACTCCGACGGTCATCATCGACGGGCCGGATCAGTCCGATTTCCCCAAGGCGTCCCACATCTGTGTCGACACCGTTCCCGGAGTTCGCAAAGCGCTGCAATACTTCGCCAATCTCGGTCACAAGCGCGTCGGCTACATCGGCAGCGGATTCCCGGAAAGCGGGATCCGGGTCAAGCTGCCGGCGCTGATGGCGGAGGCGGGCCTGGCGTGGGATCCCTCCCTGGCGATCGAAGCGGGGGTGACGAGCCGGGACGGGTTTGAGGCGACGCACAAACTGCTTCAGCTGGACAATCCGCCGACGGCGCTGCTCGCGCGGACCGATGTGCTCGCGTTCGGAGCGATCGAGGCGGCGAACAGCCTCGGGCTCTCCGTTCCCAAGGAGATCTCGGTGATCGGACACGACAACGTCGAGATCGCCGCGCTGGCCAGTCCCCCGCTGACGACCATCGCCATCGATATTCCTCAAGTCGCGCGCGCCGCGATCCGGGCGCTGATCGGAATGATCGAAGACAATGCGGAGCCGGCCATGGAGGTGTGCGGGGCGCATCTCGTCGTCCGCCGATCCTGCGCCCCGTCCCCGATCTAA
- a CDS encoding LacI family DNA-binding transcriptional regulator — translation MNIIEFAKALNLSIGTVSRALNDRAQVSPKTRQFVLEKAEELGYVPNSNARSLVTGRNLMIRLVCSHLLSDLYLVELARGVEEVAGAHGYDLLLHLGTRRPNAAMGHGVDGLIVVAGQETTVEDLRRLTLHGRTPTVVIAGSEPLDFPEASYVCLDTFPGVREALAKLAALGHRRVGYIGSGQPGHVLSDAFPALMAEAGLTWYPELAREAGVTPDDGRLAALDLLTLMAPPTAIFARTDILASGAVQAVTQLGKTVPTDVSVIGHDNIEAAALVNPPLTTVAINIPNIADLAVRSLLAMIADKAAPTVQTVGTHLIERRSCGPAPA, via the coding sequence ATGAACATTATCGAATTTGCTAAAGCCCTAAATCTGAGTATTGGGACCGTTTCGCGGGCGCTCAACGACCGCGCGCAAGTCAGTCCCAAAACGCGCCAGTTTGTGCTGGAAAAGGCCGAGGAGCTCGGTTACGTCCCCAACTCCAACGCGCGAAGCCTGGTCACGGGCCGAAACCTGATGATCCGGCTGGTCTGCTCGCACCTGCTGTCCGACTTGTATCTGGTGGAGCTGGCGCGCGGGGTGGAGGAGGTCGCCGGCGCCCACGGCTACGACCTGCTTCTGCACCTGGGAACGCGCCGCCCCAACGCGGCGATGGGCCACGGCGTCGACGGTTTGATCGTGGTCGCCGGACAGGAAACCACCGTCGAGGACCTGCGCCGACTCACGCTGCACGGTCGCACGCCGACGGTGGTGATTGCCGGTTCCGAGCCGCTGGACTTTCCGGAGGCGTCCTACGTTTGCCTGGACACCTTCCCGGGAGTGCGCGAGGCGCTCGCGAAGCTGGCCGCCCTCGGACATCGTCGCGTCGGCTACATCGGCAGCGGCCAGCCCGGCCATGTTTTGAGCGACGCCTTTCCGGCGCTGATGGCGGAGGCCGGTCTGACCTGGTATCCCGAGCTCGCGCGCGAAGCGGGCGTGACGCCGGATGACGGGCGGCTGGCCGCATTGGATCTGCTCACGCTCATGGCGCCGCCGACCGCGATCTTCGCGCGCACCGATATCCTCGCCAGCGGCGCCGTTCAGGCGGTGACGCAGCTTGGGAAAACCGTACCGACCGACGTGTCCGTCATCGGCCACGACAACATCGAGGCCGCCGCGCTGGTCAATCCGCCGCTGACGACGGTCGCTATCAACATCCCGAACATCGCGGACCTTGCCGTGCGCTCGCTGCTCGCGATGATCGCCGACAAGGCCGCTCCAACCGTCCAGACCGTGGGCACGCACTTGATCGAACGCCGCTCCTGCGGTCCCGCTCCCGCCTAA
- a CDS encoding Gfo/Idh/MocA family protein: protein MSSPIRLGVIGYGERARHMVRIMRSQDPNVSLAAIADPQCDSIAAKLHDDGRVGDDVHLYKTADEMLDAEALDGVVIGTRCSLHAAMAVKVLARDIALFLEKPVATTMPDLLALRAASSPRVVVSFPLRLSPLAQLAREIIDSGKIGTVEHVQAWNNVPYGNVYFQTWYRDETETQGLFLQKATHDFDYINFLLAGNRPVAISAMTSKQIFKGTHPAGLKCMDCAEKKTCFESPYHPSRSAPLALDMPAKEMCAFAVDTGNEDSGSALIQYASGMHVVYSQNFFARNKAAKRGATLLGYKGTIEFDWFTNELKVFQHHSPHVETHTFDNNAIHGGGDEVLATNFLAVIRGESESVSPMEEGLLNTLMCLKAKESAATHQFQQIQWPSENIVQETLRERDLIRRG from the coding sequence ATGTCTTCCCCAATACGCCTTGGCGTCATCGGTTATGGAGAGCGCGCCCGTCACATGGTGCGCATTATGCGGTCACAGGATCCCAATGTTTCGCTTGCCGCGATCGCGGATCCGCAATGCGACAGCATCGCCGCCAAGCTGCATGACGACGGCCGCGTCGGCGACGACGTCCATCTTTACAAGACCGCCGACGAAATGCTCGACGCCGAGGCGCTCGACGGCGTCGTGATCGGCACGCGCTGCAGCCTGCACGCGGCGATGGCCGTGAAGGTGCTCGCCCGCGATATCGCGCTTTTCCTGGAGAAGCCGGTCGCCACCACGATGCCGGATCTGCTGGCGCTGCGCGCCGCTTCGTCTCCGCGCGTGGTCGTTTCGTTCCCGCTGCGGCTTTCGCCGCTGGCGCAGCTCGCCCGCGAGATCATCGATTCCGGCAAGATCGGGACGGTCGAGCATGTTCAGGCCTGGAACAACGTTCCATACGGCAATGTCTACTTCCAGACATGGTACCGGGACGAAACCGAGACGCAGGGCCTGTTCCTGCAAAAAGCCACGCACGACTTCGACTATATCAATTTTCTGCTCGCCGGCAATCGGCCGGTCGCGATCTCCGCGATGACGTCCAAGCAGATCTTCAAGGGAACTCACCCGGCGGGTCTGAAGTGCATGGACTGCGCGGAAAAGAAGACCTGTTTCGAGAGCCCCTACCACCCGTCTCGCTCCGCGCCGCTGGCCCTCGATATGCCCGCCAAGGAGATGTGCGCGTTCGCCGTGGACACCGGCAATGAAGACTCCGGCAGCGCGCTGATCCAGTACGCGTCCGGCATGCACGTGGTGTACAGCCAGAACTTCTTCGCGCGCAACAAGGCGGCGAAGCGCGGCGCGACGCTGCTGGGATACAAGGGAACGATCGAATTCGATTGGTTCACCAATGAGCTGAAGGTCTTTCAGCACCATTCGCCCCATGTCGAAACGCATACGTTCGACAACAACGCCATCCACGGCGGCGGCGACGAAGTGCTCGCGACCAATTTCCTGGCGGTCATTCGCGGGGAATCGGAATCGGTCTCGCCGATGGAGGAAGGTCTGCTGAACACGCTGATGTGTCTGAAGGCCAAGGAATCGGCGGCGACTCATCAGTTCCAGCAGATCCAGTGGCCCAGCGAGAATATCGTCCAGGAGACGCTGCGTGAGCGGGATCTGATCCGAAGAGGTTAG
- a CDS encoding DUF1559 domain-containing protein yields the protein MDRRRKATGFTLIELLVVIAIIAILAAILFPVFAKAREKARQTSCLSNMKQLGLGFMQYSQDNDEKNPDGVNWFYPGGNGWAGQLYPYVKSKQVFLCPSDSTGNKEHSSYGYNSNNTDPTGLGVDSFSIAKYVSPAKTVLLFEVQGNYFGATDGWDVSTDANVTTGGEGYSPAGFGVSGAGNAYVVAGAGAFNSPANLLLATGYLRGATSSDYSRFATATGRHTDGANYLLADFHAKWMRGSAVSAGYTNPTETDCNTAAVTGGGPGVPLAAGTGCGDNTIAATFSL from the coding sequence ATGGACCGCCGCCGCAAAGCCACAGGCTTTACTTTGATTGAACTGCTCGTCGTCATCGCCATCATTGCGATTCTCGCCGCCATCCTCTTCCCTGTCTTCGCCAAGGCCCGTGAGAAGGCCCGGCAGACGTCGTGTCTTTCCAACATGAAGCAGCTCGGACTGGGCTTCATGCAGTACAGCCAGGACAACGACGAAAAGAACCCCGACGGCGTCAACTGGTTCTATCCCGGCGGCAACGGCTGGGCCGGACAGCTCTACCCCTATGTCAAGAGCAAGCAGGTCTTCCTGTGCCCCAGCGACAGCACGGGCAATAAAGAGCACAGCTCCTATGGCTACAACAGCAACAACACCGATCCAACGGGGTTAGGCGTGGACAGCTTCAGCATCGCCAAGTATGTCTCGCCCGCCAAAACCGTTTTGCTCTTTGAAGTCCAGGGGAACTACTTCGGGGCAACGGACGGATGGGATGTCTCCACCGACGCAAACGTGACGACCGGCGGCGAAGGCTACTCTCCCGCCGGCTTCGGCGTCAGCGGAGCCGGCAATGCGTACGTTGTGGCGGGAGCGGGCGCTTTTAACTCCCCCGCCAACCTGCTGCTCGCGACCGGCTATCTGCGCGGTGCGACGTCCAGTGACTACAGCCGCTTCGCAACGGCCACAGGGCGGCACACGGATGGCGCGAACTACCTGCTCGCCGACTTCCACGCCAAGTGGATGCGCGGCAGCGCCGTTTCCGCCGGCTACACCAACCCCACCGAGACCGACTGCAACACGGCAGCCGTGACCGGCGGCGGACCGGGCGTGCCGCTCGCCGCCGGCACCGGATGCGGAGATAACACCATCGCCGCCACGTTCAGCCTGTAA